The Girardinichthys multiradiatus isolate DD_20200921_A chromosome 7, DD_fGirMul_XY1, whole genome shotgun sequence region TCCAGCCAAGCATATCTGGACAGGTCAACCATGAAGGCCCGGCCAGGAGTCCACCAGTAGAGGGAGGCAGCCAAATAGCAACTGGAGATGTAGTAACAGGAAGAACCTTCCCACATGGAAAAGTATGTGGTCCTTATTTTTGacgttttcatattttattgtcTGACCCTCCCAAATCATTCAGTGTATTGAGGAAAGGTCACATGCAAATTATTGTCTTGATATATCATTATTAGAAGATAGCCCAAGCTCCTTGAAAATATAACAAACAGTGCATATAGCCCTGGCTTATCTTATATCATTTGTAACTACGCATAATTATATAAATGTAACAATCCAAATGAAATATTTGACAGAAGaagatataaatatttaatatttggaCAAAACAGACTAAACAAAAGGTGCCAAGATCCAGTATTCCTGTAACATCAGTCCTAGACATCCGGCTCCAGTGTCACCCGACTCAATATCTAGTTTTGAAATATTATCAAAGCGTGCAAATCATTTTCTCAGTCTTTAATATTCAGTAAATACATTTCATTAACTAGAACATAGTGTACATTGTGCAGTGCACACCATGTTAATGTATTTACCTATAAAACGTCTGTTGAAAAGATGACCACAAAATCAAGAATTATTTGTTGTCTCCTCAGGATGACATATTGGGTAGCAAATTGCTTTCCAAGCAAGCATTTAGTTTCTTCTTGTACCAACATCAAGGGCCTAAAGAGACAATTAGAGCAGCAgcactaaatgtaaaaaaagttgAAGATTCTGGAGAAGAGCCTGAATTTCATTGTGACATAAACAAGGTTCCATTAAAGTGGTGAAGCCATTTGGAGAATGGTAGTCATTGAAGAACGCCAAACGCACATCCAagacacaagaagaaaagaagagaTGTTTTGTTCAAACTTTGATGATATCTGAGGTTTTTCACACTTCATGGACAATCCACCATCTATGTGGGGCGACGGTGCATCCGGTAACCAGTGGGCTGCCGGTTCCAACCCCTGCTCCacctgtctcagtcgttgtgtccctGGGCAAGACGCTTCACCcgtcagtgtatgaatgggtgggtgactgattgtagtttaaagcgctttggggtcctcaGACTTGATGAAGCGCTATACAAGCGTGGGGTGGGGCTCACTGAAGAGTTCAATGGTCGCTGTCGCAGAATACCGGAAAAACTTTCCAGATTTCAGAAAGCACActgtgctaaataaataaataccagCCTGTTTCCagcaatgtgaaaaataaacattgaacATTTGAAGTTCAAACATTCTTTTAGTAAGACTAAGTTACTTACATGCGTATTCATTTGCTCTTGAGACTTAACATAAATTTGTGACGATTTGTAATTTTGCAAAAGTTGATGTTAAAGCACCAAAATCTGTGTAATAATTACAAAACATTTGTACAATTTCTAAAGGTAGCAACAGTTATTATTATAACTAAAAACCTTTGTTTCCATGTTATGTGAACTGTATCAGGTTCATTGTAAGTTTGAGGTACCTCTTAAGGTCAACCAATATTCTTGAAATTTGGCGCGTTCTCACTTTTTATGTGttggaacatttttaaaaggtcagaactttatttatttatttatttttttgccttaTATAAGGACCACAACAACATACAATGCCCACAGTGACATATAACACTAGAacttcatgctgtggggagacTTCTTTTCAGCACTGACAAGGAAACTAGTGgagctgcaaaacacttgacACTGGTGcacaggttcaccttccagcaagtcAGGAagcttaaacatacagccagaaggcaagacttgaaaactgttgcTCCCAGATAATCTGCACCCAACTAACTAACTgggcttgaaatattttgcaaagactGGGCATAAATCTCAGTGATGTCCAGAGCTGGAAGAAACATTTCCCAAAAAGACTTGTAgcaaatgtggttctacaaattaCTGACTCATGTAAgtttaatacaaatgcaagctactaatcttaaaaaacattttgggttGCTGGTtataacaaagtaaaaaaaaaaatgaaatgacttTTACAAGACACTGGAGTTTCACTGTAATTTCTGACAGTCCAACATCACTGGATGTTTACTTACTTAATGAGGTCAATAGTTCGAAGCGCAGAGCTGCAGACAATCAGTATAACCACTGAACTCTTTTCTGTATGCTGCTTTTGGATCTTTGCCCACTTGGGACAAACTgagaacaagaaaacaaaaaagcaatcgAAGTCAAATACATGACTCTAGTTGTAAACATCTGACAACACAAAAAAGTGTCAGAGAAGGTCAGAAAATGGCTCACCTTGTTTCAGATAAGAGGAGAGTGTGTGTGTCAAGTCATTACTGGATAGGAAAGAGGAGTCTGTGGAAGGACACGTGGTGACCTCAGTGACTGAGTGGATCAGCAGATATTGACTGAAGATATAAGTTGAAAAGCAAATAGCCGAGACTCACTTTGCAGTTTGAGATCCTCCAGCTCGATCACTGAGCGCTTGTCTGAGAAGTACTGAGTAACCAGATCCTGCAGGTCGGCCGCACTGCCCGGCTTTGGCTCCGAGGTGGCCAAGATGTCTGTGATGGTCTTcttttttctctgaaaatgaacCATATTCAATTGATATTCCCACACCAAGACTATAACTGCCCTGAGCTGCAGTCTGTGAAACAGACCCACCAGCAGGTGTCGCCAGACTCACTTTTCTCTTCCTCCGGTGTTCAGTTGACTGCTCTTCTTCTACCTCTTTCTTATGAGGAACTGTAAACTCTTTCTGTAAAACCAAAACATGAAGAATATATGTTAGGCTAAATACTTACAAACGACTTTAATAAGGTGGTAATTTCATCTAGACTGTGACAAACTTAGTATGTGATACATGACTTTATCAACATGCTGcacagacatttatttgttaACAGACAGGGTTGGATCTATACCGATCCGTTCAGCAGCCAGAACGTCTAGAACTTTGTATTTACAAAGCATATACAGTGATTTGcaaagtatttatactgagttccacattttgtcaatttGCCACCAAAACTGCAATGTTTCTAGagggaattttatgtgacaaagcaacagaaagtagtgcatagttgtgaagtggagaAAAATTTATACACCGTTTTCTAAATCTTTACAAATAATCTGagagtgtggtgtgcatttatattacACCTGCTTTAgaaaatactttgtagaaccatctgTCACCGAATTTATAGGTGAAACTGTTTTGGGTTTTGTCTCTGCCAGCTGTGCACATCCACACAGTGAATTGTTTTGCAAATTatcctttgcaaaatagctcaggctcagtcagattaaatggagagcatctgtgaacatataTTTTCAAGACATTACACAggttttcaattggatttagaaccaagactttgactaggccattctaacccaTAATATATTTTGGTTTAAACCAGTCCATTGCAATTCTGGTTGTACGTCCAACTCAATCTCAAGTCTTTGAAGCGTTTCACAGGTTTTATCCAGTTAACCATTACTCTGACCCGTTTCAtgctgaagaaaggcatccgccccagcataatgctgccaccaccatgttataCCAAGGGTGTGGTATGTTTACCAtgttgtgcagtgttagttttccgccACACATAGGGTTTGGCTGTCAGGAGTGCTCTTTGGTTTGATGATGATGTATTTATACAGACATTTAATAACACACGATGGACTCTAACTACTaactaggtgacttctgaagaaaAATAGTATcacctgattttatttatgcGTTCCAgtataaaaaaagtaaaaaaaaaaaagcatgtcacatttttctgatttttatagaatgaaaaatcaaaaactgtaatttttctttaactttgcTATTATGCATTTCCTTATATTTGTCTATCATctaaaatgacaataaactATAATGAAGTTTGGTTCTATTGTGACTAAACATGAAGGAATTCAAGGAGTTGGACTGTTTTTTGAGGAACTGTATATGAACAGAAAAAGTTCACGACAGATCAGACCATGTTGGTGAATTTTCTGTTGACCTGACATGAGCAAACCTGTGGAACTCTGGTTACTGTGTTATAATCAGCAAGTTTGCTACCTAATTAGTTAGGAgttcaaacaaacacaaaaacaaataatcacTGAGACAACAACTGATTTGATATCTCAACAACATGTTTGCACAAAATCACAAAACTCACTTTAAGATTCAAAACTTCTTGTCTGCACTGTCAGCGTTTACTGGAGAAGATATAATTCAGGTTGCACTCTGCACAGGACTTATTTTTCATAAGAAAATGTGTCAATTAAAAGCCTAATCAAAAGTAGCCCTGCTGACATGGGCGCCTGCAGTGCACCTACAATTATTATTTTGAGAATCGGCCTCGTTAAGTAGCAGGCTGATGCTTCTTATCTCAAAAAGCTCATTAAATATCCTGGCTGATGTTCAAGTTGCACACAAATAATTAACCtttccttcattcttttaatttgtacttttatttaataaatctgGTTATATAGTAAGAAAACAGAATGGATAGGGTTTACACAGGAAGGGTATAACCTGatcattatttttcttcttcttggcTTTAGGGCTTTTCTCAGtcatcctcttcctcttctctgGTTTGGTCTTTGCTTTCTCTGCTGGCTGCTTCTCCTGCTCGGTCTCTTCCTCTGCTTCAGATGCATCTGTAAGACAGTGTAATAAAATCAGgaaggagttttttttattaaaaccagcACAATTGATGTGTGCACTCATATTTGGGTCAGCTAAGggaggacagaaaaaaaatagaaagacaCTGTTGATGGAATGTGAGTAAATTGTGTGATGGCTGCATTTATACATTTGTTTATTCTCTGTTCAGGGGTTAAACTGACGCCGAGAAGAACGACATGTAGACGAAGCTAAATGAAACTTGTTTATTTTGACCCCTAAAATAATTATCTAACAACCATATAACAGATCACAGAAAGCCTGGTCTCCTCATTAATGTTCTCCGGTGCACtataaagtcagaaataatcaaatattacccgaggtaaaaaaaacaacaacattgtaGCAGATCTCAAACCAAGCATCTGGTTATATTTAGCCTCCCTGTTGCTAACCCTTCTCACTGCATTCCTCTTATCTAATGCTATGAGGTCACGcttacacattttaaaataactgcACACTTGGTCAACAGGTCTTAAAAACAGGCCCTTATGGTGAAATCACTATTTAACACGTAGAAAAAAATGCCAATGTTGCTGAACGAGGTGTGATTTTAATCGCACTATTCCCTTTGCCACGTCCCATTCAGACAGACCAAATGGGTTTTATAAcctgttagaaaaaaaaaacattgagaaAATAGACAGTTTTGTTTAATGCTTTGTTAACTGAGATTGAGTTGCTGGTGTAACAGGAAGGAAACACCGATATCACCCTCCTCCCTCATTCTGGGTGATccaaaggcgttcccaggccagaagggATTTGTGGTCTCTTCAGAGTGTCCTGGGTTTGTCCTGGGGTCTCCTTTTAAAGAGTTGTGCTCACAAAATCTTGAAAAGGAAGCTCCCAGGAGGCCACCTGATCAGATGCCTGAACCACCAAAGCTGAATCTTTCTGATGCAGAAGATCGGTGGCTTCAAGGAGGAACCTaatcagccgcttgtatctggccTCTTGCCCTTTCCGTCATCATCCACATCAT contains the following coding sequences:
- the cmss1 gene encoding protein CMSS1 isoform X2; translated protein: MNIHMVLCGDSLKDASEAEEETEQEKQPAEKAKTKPEKRKRMTEKSPKAKKKKNNDQKEFTVPHKKEVEEEQSTEHRRKRKRKKKTITDILATSEPKPGSAADLQDLVTQYFSDKRSVIELEDLKLQNSSFLSSNDLTHTLSSYLKQVCPKWAKIQKQHTEKSSVVILIVCSSALRTIDLIKQLTAFKGEAKAVKLFAKHIKIEEQVKLLQKGITHIGVGTPGRISALIEKEGLNLQALKYLIVDWNWRDQKLRRMLDIPEIKLDFMKLLESGVLTACKEDKVKIGLF
- the cmss1 gene encoding protein CMSS1 isoform X1 — encoded protein: MGDDLGDDWWKHKDASEAEEETEQEKQPAEKAKTKPEKRKRMTEKSPKAKKKKNNDQKEFTVPHKKEVEEEQSTEHRRKRKRKKKTITDILATSEPKPGSAADLQDLVTQYFSDKRSVIELEDLKLQNSSFLSSNDLTHTLSSYLKQVCPKWAKIQKQHTEKSSVVILIVCSSALRTIDLIKQLTAFKGEAKAVKLFAKHIKIEEQVKLLQKGITHIGVGTPGRISALIEKEGLNLQALKYLIVDWNWRDQKLRRMLDIPEIKLDFMKLLESGVLTACKEDKVKIGLF